From Brassica oleracea var. oleracea cultivar TO1000 chromosome C3, BOL, whole genome shotgun sequence, a single genomic window includes:
- the LOC106330614 gene encoding histone H2A.Z-specific chaperone CHZ1-like has protein sequence MGTLPDLSAILAAQLGLDSGEGLSTAVPRAGEVPPSSARNAGKGKKRKRGGSGVEGSAEEASDVPPSGEPHKKKKKKKRTKKPVDEQSENPEEPSEIEEGDVQEEELQPEEEASEAEISRERNDAEEVGGGEESETPLNAARPDGSEEDIRESPLLIRRHNDEVGDEARSPILASSREGTPVPIGEGAAQIGTSSRGSAILRRVPGVNFPDKVLFHYEGPAPLVYVPEKCGEFLRQLRGRAKPLPAVKDLIFGSEYEEAASAKLLGDSATNVVIDKYDTALKGALGELELAKKEHAERERKLLLAI, from the exons ATGGGAACTCTTCCTGATTTGAGTGCGATATTAGCCGCCCAGCTAGGGCTGGACAGCGGGGAAGGACTCTCGACGGCGGTTCCTCGCGCTGGTGAGGTTCCCCCTTCTAGTGCAAGAAACGCAGGGAAGGGTAAAAAAAGGAAGAGGGGCGGCTCGGGAGTCGAGGGGAGTGCCGAGGAGGCGAGCGACGTTCCTCCTTCTGGTGAACCCCATAAGAAGAAGAAGAAGAAGAAGAGGACAAAGAAGCCCGTTGACGAGCAGTCGGAGAATCCCGAAGAACCGAGTGAGATTGAGGAGGGTGATGTTCAAGAAGAAGAACTTCAACCCGAAGAGGAGGCTTCTGAGGCTGAAATCTCGAGAGAACGGAACGATGCGGAGGAAGTTGGTGGAGGGGAGGAATCTGAAACTCCTCTTAATGCCGCCCGTCCGGACGGTTCTGAAGAAGACATCAGAGAGTCGCCGCTTTTGATCAGGAGGCATAACGACGAGGTTGGCGATGAGGCGCGATCTCCTATTCTGGCGTCTTCTCGCGAGGGAACTCCGGTTCCCATTGGAGAAGGGGCTGCTCAGATCGGCACCTCTTCTCGTGGCTCCGCTATCTTGAGGAGGGTGCCCGGAGTCAACTTTCCAGACAAGGTTTTGTTTCACTACGAGGGACCGGCCCCTCTAGTGTATGTTCCCGAGAAGTGCGGAGAGTTCCTTCGCCAACTAAGGGGGAGGGCGAAACCTTTGCCCGCTGTGAAGGACCTCATCTTCGGGAGTGAATACGAGGAAGCTGCGAGCGCCAAGCTGCTG GGGGATAGCGCGACGAACGTCGTGATTGATAAGTACGACACTGCCCTGAAGGGAGCTTTGGGCGAACTCGAGCTGGCTAAGAAGGAGCACGCAGAGAGAGAGAGGAAGCTTCTGCTCGCCATCTGA